A genome region from Streptomyces xanthophaeus includes the following:
- a CDS encoding potassium channel family protein, producing the protein MFHVKLHGQDSMARGADEKLVSRRIKLPRRVVEAPLSQVGKRLLMALFVLFLTVFVVWLDRDGYHDNANEQVDLLDCFYYATVTLSTTGYGDIVPYSDSARLINILVITPLRVLFLIILVGTTLEVLTERTREEWRLKRWRKNLREHTVVVGFGTKGRSALLTLLATGLSKEQVVIVDPSAKVIDTANAEGFTGVVGDATRSDVLLRAELQKARQIVIATQRDDTAVLVTLTARQLNRGAKIVAAVREEENAPLLRQSGADAVITSASAAGRLLGLSVLSPSAGTVMEDLIQQGSGLDLIERPARKAEVGRSVRDTEDLVVSVLRGHRLLPYDDPHASPIQLTDRLITIVRAAPPTSPQVRLGPAE; encoded by the coding sequence ATGTTTCACGTGAAACTGCACGGCCAGGACTCCATGGCCCGCGGCGCCGACGAGAAGCTCGTATCCCGGCGCATCAAGCTGCCCAGACGCGTGGTCGAGGCTCCGCTGAGCCAGGTCGGCAAGCGCCTGCTGATGGCCCTGTTCGTGCTCTTCCTGACGGTCTTCGTCGTGTGGCTGGACCGCGACGGCTACCACGACAACGCGAACGAGCAGGTCGATCTCCTCGACTGCTTCTACTACGCGACGGTGACGCTGTCCACGACCGGCTACGGCGACATCGTGCCGTACAGCGACAGCGCACGGCTGATCAACATCCTGGTGATCACGCCGCTGCGCGTGCTGTTCCTGATCATCCTGGTCGGTACCACCCTGGAAGTCCTCACGGAACGGACGAGGGAAGAGTGGCGGCTCAAGCGCTGGAGGAAGAACTTGCGTGAGCACACGGTCGTCGTCGGCTTCGGCACGAAGGGCCGCTCGGCCCTTCTGACGCTGTTGGCCACCGGCCTCTCGAAGGAGCAGGTCGTCATCGTCGACCCCAGCGCCAAGGTGATCGACACTGCCAACGCGGAGGGGTTCACGGGCGTGGTCGGCGACGCCACCCGCTCCGACGTCCTGCTCCGCGCCGAGCTGCAGAAGGCCCGTCAGATCGTCATCGCCACCCAGCGGGACGACACGGCGGTCCTGGTCACCCTGACCGCCCGGCAGCTCAACCGCGGGGCGAAGATCGTCGCGGCGGTGCGCGAGGAGGAGAACGCCCCGCTGCTGCGCCAGTCCGGCGCGGACGCGGTCATCACGAGCGCGAGCGCGGCCGGCCGGCTGCTGGGCCTTTCGGTGCTCAGCCCGAGCGCGGGCACCGTGATGGAGGACCTGATCCAGCAGGGCAGCGGCCTCGACCTCATCGAACGTCCCGCCCGCAAGGCCGAGGTGGGCAGGTCGGTGCGGGACACCGAGGACCTGGTGGTGAGCGTGCTGCGCGGGCACCGGCTGCTCCCGTACGACGATCCGCACGCGAGCCCGATCCAGCTGACGGACCGTCTCATCACCATCGTGCGGGCGGCGCCGCCGACTTCGCCCCAGGTACGGCTGGGTCCTGCCGAGTAG